From Pseudoalteromonas sp. DL-6, one genomic window encodes:
- a CDS encoding dicarboxylate/amino acid:cation symporter has protein sequence MSKIRSMSLTTRIMIGMVLGVAVGFIFQAILAGEDDYLIPLGLFSLPIKAFFVDGLFHVGGQIFIASLKMLVVPLVFVSLVCGTCSLSDPKKLGRLGGKSIGLYLVTTAIAITVAITLALLFNPGEGIGLPSQASYDAKEAPTLARVIIDMFPTNPFEAMAKGNMLQVIVFALLFGIAMALSGKAGKRVATVFEDLNTVILKLVTLLMNIAPYGVFFLMAKLFTTIELNLIVSLAKYFGVVVLALLLHAFVNYTLLLKILTGLNPLTFLAKMKHTCLFAFSTSSSSATMPITLETATKKLGANNSVASFTIPLGATINMDGTAIMQGVATVFIAQVFSVDLTISDYLMVILTATLASVGTAGVPGVGLIMLAMVLNQVGLPVEGIAIIIGVDRLLDMTRTAVNVTGDCMVTCVVAKSEGELDENIFNDPNAAKDLEDYHKSID, from the coding sequence ATGTCTAAAATCCGTTCAATGAGTTTAACTACTCGCATCATGATTGGTATGGTGCTTGGTGTTGCAGTAGGCTTTATATTTCAGGCTATATTAGCTGGTGAAGACGATTACCTAATCCCTCTTGGGTTATTCTCTTTGCCAATTAAAGCTTTTTTTGTTGATGGCCTATTTCATGTAGGTGGGCAAATATTTATAGCTAGTTTAAAAATGCTAGTTGTTCCCTTGGTATTTGTATCCCTTGTGTGTGGTACTTGTAGTTTAAGCGATCCTAAAAAATTGGGCCGTTTAGGTGGAAAGTCGATTGGTTTATATCTGGTGACCACAGCAATTGCTATTACAGTGGCAATTACACTAGCGCTACTATTTAACCCAGGTGAAGGTATTGGTTTACCCTCTCAAGCAAGCTACGACGCAAAAGAAGCGCCTACTTTAGCTCGTGTTATCATTGATATGTTCCCTACCAACCCATTTGAAGCAATGGCAAAAGGAAACATGCTACAAGTTATTGTGTTTGCTTTATTATTTGGTATCGCAATGGCACTTAGCGGTAAAGCAGGTAAACGTGTAGCAACAGTATTTGAAGACTTAAATACTGTTATCTTAAAACTAGTTACTTTGTTAATGAATATTGCCCCTTACGGCGTATTCTTCTTAATGGCTAAGTTATTTACTACTATCGAGCTTAACTTAATTGTAAGCTTAGCTAAGTACTTTGGCGTCGTTGTTTTAGCCCTGTTATTGCATGCATTCGTAAACTACACCCTACTGCTAAAAATACTTACAGGACTAAACCCGCTCACTTTCTTAGCTAAAATGAAGCACACCTGTTTATTTGCTTTTAGCACCTCAAGTTCAAGCGCAACTATGCCTATCACACTTGAAACTGCGACTAAGAAGCTCGGTGCTAATAACTCAGTGGCCTCATTTACTATTCCATTAGGCGCAACCATTAATATGGATGGCACTGCAATTATGCAAGGTGTCGCTACGGTATTTATTGCTCAAGTATTTAGTGTTGATTTAACTATTTCTGATTACTTAATGGTGATATTAACAGCAACGCTTGCCTCGGTTGGCACAGCAGGTGTTCCTGGCGTTGGCTTGATAATGCTGGCTATGGTATTAAACCAAGTAGGCCTACCTGTTGAAGGCATAGCAATTATAATAGGTGTTGATAGACTACTTGATATGACCCGCACCGCAGTAAATGTAACCGGTGACTGTATGGTAACTTGTGTTGTCGCTAAAAGTGAGGGTGAACTAGATGAAAATATCTTTAACGACCCAAATGCAGCTAAAGATTTAGAAGACTATCACAAGTCAATTGACTAA
- the sohB gene encoding protease SohB, whose translation MEFLYEYGLFFAKTITFVIAIAVILTLIVSSAVKPKAKKGEIEIDDLSEQLTNIKESFLNNTLGKKELKAYQKQQKLEQKKAEKEAPKSRLYVIDFNGSMDAHEVESLREEVTAIISIADPKKDKVLVRLESGGGVVHGYGLAASQLQRFKSAGIELTVSIDKVAASGGYMMACVADHIIAAPFAIVGSIGVIAQIPNFNKILKKNDVDFEQITAGEFKRTLTLFGENTDKAREKFREEIEQTHVLFKTFVSTQRPSLNMDLVATGEHWFATQAIEKGLVDTIKTSDDALLEQQHQHQIYKVQYKIKKGLSDKFAIGLSHSVNKAGVSLMSKFKALNP comes from the coding sequence TTGGAATTTTTATACGAGTACGGTTTGTTTTTTGCTAAAACCATTACCTTTGTTATTGCTATCGCTGTCATTTTGACCTTAATTGTAAGCTCGGCTGTTAAGCCAAAAGCAAAAAAAGGTGAGATAGAAATAGATGACTTATCAGAGCAACTTACCAATATAAAAGAAAGCTTTTTAAATAATACGCTAGGTAAAAAAGAGTTAAAAGCCTACCAAAAGCAACAAAAACTAGAGCAAAAAAAAGCTGAAAAAGAAGCCCCTAAATCACGACTCTACGTTATTGATTTTAATGGTAGTATGGATGCGCATGAAGTAGAAAGTTTACGCGAAGAAGTGACTGCGATTATTTCAATCGCGGACCCTAAAAAAGATAAAGTGCTAGTTCGTCTTGAAAGCGGTGGTGGCGTGGTACATGGTTATGGGTTAGCTGCATCACAACTACAGCGGTTTAAGTCAGCTGGTATTGAGTTAACAGTATCGATAGACAAAGTCGCCGCCAGTGGTGGTTATATGATGGCTTGTGTCGCAGATCATATTATTGCCGCACCGTTTGCAATTGTTGGCTCTATCGGTGTGATTGCACAAATTCCAAACTTTAATAAAATTTTAAAGAAGAATGACGTAGATTTTGAACAAATTACGGCGGGCGAATTTAAACGTACACTCACACTCTTTGGTGAAAATACAGATAAAGCCCGCGAAAAATTCCGCGAAGAGATAGAGCAAACCCATGTGTTATTTAAAACCTTTGTTAGCACGCAGCGCCCAAGTTTGAATATGGATTTAGTGGCCACAGGTGAGCACTGGTTTGCAACACAAGCTATTGAGAAAGGGTTAGTTGATACCATTAAAACCAGTGATGATGCCTTATTAGAGCAGCAACATCAGCATCAAATATACAAGGTGCAATACAAAATTAAAAAAGGGCTAAGTGATAAGTTTGCAATAGGACTTAGCCATAGCGTGAATAAAGCAGGTGTGAGCTTAATGTCAAAATTCAAGGCGTTAAACCCTTAA
- the topA gene encoding type I DNA topoisomerase — MGKSLVIVESPAKAKTINKYLGNDFIVKSSIGHVRDLPTSGSGKNKVPASKTPAEVRKMPPDEKAAYKQQRDYSNLVARMGIDPEKGWEPHYEVLPGKEKVVQELQKLAQNADQIYLATDLDREGEAIAWHLQELIGGEPEKYKRVVFNEITKNAIQQAFETPGELNTDMVYAQQTRRFLDRVVGFMVSPLLWAKVARGLSAGRVQSVAVRLLVEREREIKAFIPEEFWDIHADVKNSESDLRLEVTKQADKPFKPVNEAQATAAVKSLENAEYKVVSVEEKPSKSRPSAPFITSTMQQAASTRLGYGVKKTMMLAQRLYEGGYITYMRTDSTNLSKDAVEMCREYVTNEFGAKYLPADPINYSSKGNAQEAHEAIRPSSVSVLSGHVEGVDADAKKLYELIWRQFVACQMVPAEYDLTTLTVAANDFTLKAKGRVLRFDGWTKVQPAVRKKNEEDQSLPAVKQGEVLTLVELDPKQHFTKPPARFSEASLVKELEKRGIGRPSTYASIISTIQDRGYVRVENRRFFAEKMGEIVTDRLVENFTDLMNFDFTAKMEGRLDDIAEGERVWTQVLDKFYADFSTQLNIAKGEPDEGGMRLNQMVETDIDCPTCGRKMGIRTASTGVFLGCTGYNLPPKERCTTTMNLVSGDEAVAADVEDVETETLMQMKRCPICETAMDSYLIDETRKLHVCGNNPACQGHVVEEGTFKIKGYDGPIIECDKCGADMELKSGRFGKYFGCNNDECKNTRKLLKNGEAAPPKEDPVHIPELECEKSEAYFVLRDGAAGIFLAANTFPKSRETRAPKVEELQRFRDRISPKFYYLADAPAKDPDGNLAVVRYSRKNKSQYVMTEVDGKATGWTAHYEGGKWVEEAKKKAAPKKKAAAKKAPAKSKAKPKAKKDGE, encoded by the coding sequence ATGGGCAAATCGCTAGTAATTGTAGAGTCACCTGCTAAGGCTAAAACAATTAATAAATACTTAGGTAATGATTTTATCGTTAAGTCCAGTATTGGACACGTACGAGATTTACCTACATCAGGATCGGGCAAAAACAAAGTACCAGCAAGCAAAACACCTGCTGAGGTTCGTAAAATGCCACCTGATGAGAAAGCAGCGTATAAACAGCAACGTGACTATTCTAACTTAGTCGCGCGCATGGGCATCGATCCTGAAAAAGGGTGGGAACCACATTACGAAGTATTGCCGGGTAAAGAAAAGGTTGTTCAAGAATTACAAAAGCTTGCCCAAAATGCTGATCAAATCTATCTCGCAACGGATTTGGATAGAGAAGGGGAAGCAATTGCTTGGCACCTTCAAGAGCTGATAGGCGGTGAGCCTGAAAAGTATAAGCGCGTTGTGTTTAACGAAATCACTAAAAATGCAATTCAACAAGCGTTTGAAACTCCGGGTGAATTGAACACCGATATGGTTTATGCACAGCAGACTCGTCGTTTCCTAGACCGTGTTGTAGGTTTTATGGTTTCGCCTTTATTGTGGGCTAAAGTTGCACGAGGTTTATCGGCAGGACGAGTTCAATCTGTTGCAGTGCGGTTATTAGTAGAGCGCGAACGTGAAATTAAAGCGTTTATTCCTGAAGAGTTCTGGGATATTCATGCAGATGTTAAAAATAGCGAGTCTGACTTACGTTTAGAAGTCACTAAACAAGCAGACAAGCCATTTAAGCCTGTAAATGAAGCACAAGCTACAGCAGCAGTTAAAAGCCTTGAGAATGCCGAATATAAAGTTGTAAGCGTTGAAGAAAAACCAAGTAAGAGTCGCCCAAGTGCGCCATTTATTACTTCAACCATGCAACAAGCAGCCAGCACTCGACTCGGTTATGGCGTTAAAAAGACCATGATGCTTGCGCAGCGTCTATATGAAGGCGGTTATATTACCTATATGCGAACCGACTCAACTAATCTATCAAAAGATGCGGTTGAGATGTGTCGTGAGTATGTAACCAATGAGTTTGGTGCAAAATATTTACCAGCAGATCCAATTAACTACAGTTCAAAAGGCAATGCACAAGAAGCGCATGAAGCAATTCGTCCTTCTAGCGTATCGGTACTTTCAGGACATGTTGAAGGTGTTGATGCCGATGCGAAAAAGCTTTATGAGCTTATTTGGCGTCAGTTCGTGGCTTGTCAAATGGTGCCTGCTGAATACGACTTAACCACATTAACCGTTGCCGCCAATGATTTCACATTAAAGGCAAAAGGCCGTGTGCTTCGCTTCGATGGTTGGACTAAAGTACAGCCAGCAGTGCGTAAAAAGAACGAAGAAGATCAATCGCTTCCTGCTGTTAAGCAAGGTGAAGTTCTCACCTTAGTTGAGCTTGATCCTAAGCAGCATTTTACCAAGCCGCCAGCACGTTTTAGTGAAGCGAGCTTAGTTAAAGAACTTGAAAAACGTGGTATTGGCCGTCCTTCAACTTACGCGTCTATCATTTCGACTATTCAAGATCGTGGCTATGTTCGAGTAGAAAATCGTCGCTTTTTCGCTGAAAAAATGGGTGAAATTGTTACCGATCGCCTAGTTGAAAACTTTACTGATTTAATGAACTTCGATTTTACCGCTAAAATGGAAGGTCGTTTAGATGATATCGCCGAAGGCGAGCGTGTTTGGACGCAAGTTCTCGATAAATTTTATGCTGATTTCTCAACCCAGTTAAACATTGCTAAAGGCGAACCAGATGAAGGCGGCATGCGTCTTAATCAAATGGTAGAAACCGATATTGACTGTCCAACCTGTGGCAGAAAAATGGGCATTCGTACTGCTTCAACAGGCGTATTCTTAGGCTGTACAGGTTATAACCTGCCACCTAAAGAGCGCTGTACTACCACTATGAATTTAGTGTCGGGTGATGAAGCGGTTGCAGCTGATGTTGAAGACGTTGAAACAGAAACATTAATGCAAATGAAGCGCTGTCCAATTTGTGAAACAGCGATGGATTCATACCTTATCGACGAAACCCGTAAACTGCATGTGTGTGGTAATAACCCAGCATGTCAGGGGCATGTTGTTGAAGAGGGTACCTTTAAAATTAAAGGCTACGACGGCCCTATTATCGAGTGTGATAAATGTGGCGCTGATATGGAGTTAAAATCAGGTCGATTTGGTAAGTATTTTGGTTGTAACAACGATGAATGTAAAAACACACGCAAGTTGTTAAAAAATGGCGAAGCTGCGCCACCAAAAGAAGATCCAGTTCATATTCCTGAATTAGAATGTGAAAAGTCTGAAGCCTACTTTGTATTACGTGATGGCGCGGCCGGTATTTTCTTAGCAGCAAATACGTTCCCTAAATCACGAGAAACACGCGCTCCTAAAGTAGAAGAGTTACAACGCTTTAGAGATCGTATTTCGCCTAAGTTTTACTACCTAGCTGATGCACCAGCCAAAGATCCTGATGGCAACCTTGCTGTTGTGCGTTACAGTCGTAAAAACAAATCTCAATATGTGATGACTGAGGTTGACGGTAAAGCAACAGGTTGGACGGCTCATTACGAGGGTGGTAAATGGGTAGAAGAGGCGAAGAAAAAAGCTGCGCCTAAAAAGAAAGCCGCCGCGAAAAAAGCCCCCGCTAAAAGTAAAGCAAAACCAAAAGCTAAAAAAGACGGCGAATAA
- a CDS encoding alpha-glucosidase family protein, whose product MAQKQWYKGAVIYQVYPRSFQDSNNDGIGDLKGIINRIDYIKSLGVDAIWISPFFKSPMKDFGYDISDYRDIDPLFGNLDDFDELIAQAHQRDIKIIIDQVLSHTSDQHQWFIDSREDLTNDKADWYVWADAKEDGTAPNNWLSIFGGGAWQWEPRRGQYYLHNFFTEQPDLNFHNPDVRQAVLDNVEFWLKKGVDGFRLDAINFCYHDALLRDNPAKPKEKRQGRGFSEDNPYAFQYHYYNNTQPENIEFMRDIRTLLNKYPGTVSLGEISSEDSLATMAEYTQGGDKLHMGYSFELLTDDYSSEYIRNTVTTLEQRMTEGWPCWAFSNHDVERVASRWSETGKVNPAQCKMLTALLASLRGSVCMYQGEELGLGEASVAFEDLQDPYGITFWPNFKGRDGCRTPMPWENLDNSQSNAHNAGFSEVKPWLPVDQQHRLQAVAEQESDSNSILNAYREFMAWRKNQPVLLEGDIEFLQTAEPILAFYRTLNEEKMLCVFNLIGAKAELDIDVSVEKEHSALSHHNAQLNNATLTVEPFGCYYARCS is encoded by the coding sequence ATGGCCCAAAAGCAATGGTATAAAGGTGCGGTTATTTATCAGGTTTATCCGCGTAGCTTTCAAGATAGCAACAACGATGGCATTGGTGATTTAAAAGGGATAATAAATCGTATTGATTACATTAAAAGCTTAGGGGTGGATGCTATTTGGATCTCACCTTTCTTTAAATCGCCGATGAAAGATTTTGGTTATGATATTAGCGACTATCGTGATATTGACCCGCTTTTTGGTAATTTAGATGATTTTGATGAGTTAATTGCACAAGCACATCAACGCGACATTAAAATTATTATTGACCAAGTGCTAAGCCACACCTCAGATCAACACCAATGGTTTATTGATAGTCGTGAAGACTTAACCAACGATAAAGCTGACTGGTATGTATGGGCCGATGCTAAAGAGGACGGGACAGCACCTAATAATTGGTTGTCTATTTTTGGTGGTGGTGCATGGCAATGGGAGCCGCGTCGTGGACAATACTACTTACATAACTTTTTCACTGAACAACCGGATCTTAACTTTCATAACCCCGATGTTCGCCAAGCCGTACTCGATAATGTTGAGTTTTGGCTTAAAAAGGGCGTGGATGGCTTTAGGTTAGACGCCATTAACTTTTGCTATCATGACGCTTTGCTTCGTGATAACCCAGCAAAACCAAAAGAAAAGCGTCAAGGCCGTGGCTTTAGCGAAGATAACCCGTATGCATTTCAGTATCATTACTACAATAATACGCAGCCTGAAAACATAGAGTTTATGCGTGATATTCGCACTTTACTTAACAAATACCCTGGTACCGTATCACTGGGTGAAATTTCATCTGAAGATTCATTAGCCACAATGGCAGAATACACCCAAGGCGGTGATAAATTGCACATGGGTTATAGCTTTGAGCTACTAACGGATGATTACTCTAGCGAGTATATACGAAACACCGTTACTACACTTGAACAACGCATGACTGAAGGCTGGCCTTGTTGGGCATTTAGTAACCATGACGTAGAGCGCGTTGCAAGCCGTTGGAGCGAAACAGGAAAGGTAAACCCAGCGCAATGTAAAATGTTGACTGCCCTGCTTGCCTCTCTTCGTGGCAGCGTGTGTATGTATCAAGGTGAAGAACTCGGACTCGGTGAAGCCAGCGTCGCCTTTGAGGATTTGCAAGACCCCTACGGCATTACGTTTTGGCCAAACTTTAAAGGTCGCGATGGCTGTCGTACCCCAATGCCTTGGGAAAACCTCGATAACTCGCAAAGCAATGCACACAATGCGGGCTTTAGTGAGGTAAAACCGTGGTTACCTGTTGATCAACAACATAGGCTACAAGCAGTTGCTGAACAAGAAAGTGATTCAAACTCAATATTAAATGCGTACCGTGAATTTATGGCCTGGCGTAAAAACCAGCCGGTATTACTTGAAGGTGATATTGAGTTTTTACAAACTGCCGAGCCAATTTTGGCGTTTTACCGCACATTAAACGAAGAAAAGATGTTGTGTGTATTTAATTTAATCGGGGCAAAAGCAGAGCTTGATATTGATGTAAGTGTTGAAAAAGAACATAGCGCGCTTTCTCATCACAACGCACAGCTTAACAATGCAACACTGACTGTTGAACCTTTTGGCTGCTATTACGCCCGCTGCAGTTAA
- a CDS encoding Ig-like domain-containing protein, whose product MPLNRLLSIILLSSLLIACGGGGSLEKESGTVGGDTGGTGGDVVEQAIQVELNFEDRIVTADNPLEVVATVTGSDGEPVVRQEVSFTTTLGSFIPATASALTDSSGIATIELSAGSVEGAGTIVASYEDATSKLGFYTAGDEPQSNDSVANIDIKILQNCPDSWLNIDRDSIELNPSDCSQNSNLLGQQAIVYAKITKPGSNTPASNVLVQATTTLGILLPESLTAKTDAFGVAILNLLPGSSSGVGQVELTAEGGVGSALFEINAVQVNVNLSAGIAATDVLSAGSTTIITAEILDGSNNLFTTPLEVQFTSACAEESTPKATIDNVVTSIGGTANATYKADGCNGIDTITATVVTGGNVATKTININVAAAQTGSIAFMGVTNQVLAIKGAGGQTLTENSELTFKLLDVNGNPVGQKQIDFSLSQNPGGVLLDSAFQFTNNEGLVTVNVRSGRAAGVLSVIASHQIDSGDTSQNSVISIVSNDITITTGVPDQDSFTLAVQTFNTESLNEAGVTTDLTVFAADHFNNFVPDNTAVYIASEGGAVGTIDGQQFTPLLLCRTTDGVCNAQWRSQNPVPYHYSIYNNSVADKCDRYFGQAAPCSLGIRESELDANGNLINYLDSNGDPITLTDAPNNAPIDYPLGGRVSLLAYSVGEESFNDVSANGEFNQNEFDSTLQDLPEAFIDFNENGVFDGNLPAPTNPVDSNGGEDEWYVERSGPLNNGQYDSGDGIYNGLLCSDEALAANACTRETVNVRARSELVMSGSTPYIRAVTALNDCSLSDGIRLEASDMAGMCDINLIDISNSTPYSAISVTIFFSDIHNNPMPAGTTVTVTADNGVLRGLTDYTVVNTAQKTPISVSVNITKESEPNEVDSGFLYIEFETPGGVKTQYTVMSILDEPKV is encoded by the coding sequence ATGCCTTTAAACCGTTTGCTCAGCATTATATTGCTCAGCTCATTACTCATCGCTTGTGGCGGTGGGGGCTCACTTGAGAAAGAAAGTGGAACCGTTGGCGGTGATACTGGAGGCACCGGTGGTGACGTTGTCGAACAAGCTATTCAAGTTGAGCTTAACTTCGAAGATCGTATTGTTACAGCTGACAATCCGTTAGAGGTAGTTGCAACGGTAACTGGCAGTGATGGAGAGCCAGTTGTTCGTCAAGAGGTAAGTTTTACCACAACACTTGGCTCTTTCATACCAGCTACAGCAAGCGCATTAACAGATTCGAGTGGTATAGCAACGATTGAACTTAGCGCCGGCAGCGTTGAAGGAGCAGGAACTATCGTTGCCAGTTATGAAGATGCCACAAGTAAGCTTGGCTTCTACACTGCGGGTGATGAGCCACAATCTAACGACTCTGTTGCAAATATTGATATCAAGATTTTACAAAACTGTCCTGATAGCTGGTTAAATATTGACAGAGATTCTATTGAACTTAATCCATCAGACTGTTCTCAAAATAGTAATTTGCTTGGGCAACAAGCCATTGTGTACGCAAAAATCACAAAACCTGGAAGCAATACGCCAGCAAGTAATGTATTGGTTCAAGCGACAACCACGCTAGGTATTTTATTACCTGAAAGCTTAACGGCGAAAACAGATGCGTTTGGTGTTGCTATTTTAAACTTATTGCCTGGCAGCAGTTCAGGTGTAGGTCAAGTTGAGTTAACAGCTGAAGGCGGTGTAGGAAGTGCTTTATTTGAAATTAATGCTGTTCAGGTAAATGTCAATTTAAGTGCCGGTATTGCAGCTACTGATGTATTGTCAGCAGGCTCTACCACTATTATTACAGCTGAAATTCTAGACGGTAGTAATAACCTATTTACCACACCGCTGGAAGTGCAATTTACTTCTGCTTGTGCAGAGGAGTCTACTCCTAAAGCCACTATCGATAATGTAGTAACTAGTATTGGTGGGACGGCAAACGCAACCTATAAAGCTGATGGCTGTAATGGTATAGATACGATAACAGCGACTGTGGTGACTGGTGGCAATGTAGCAACAAAAACTATAAACATAAATGTTGCTGCGGCTCAAACTGGCTCAATTGCCTTTATGGGCGTGACCAATCAAGTATTAGCTATTAAAGGAGCGGGTGGTCAGACCTTGACTGAAAACTCAGAGCTTACCTTTAAGCTCTTAGATGTGAATGGAAATCCAGTGGGTCAAAAGCAAATTGATTTTTCACTTTCACAAAACCCAGGTGGCGTGTTGCTAGATAGTGCATTTCAGTTTACTAATAACGAAGGATTAGTGACTGTAAATGTCCGTTCGGGAAGAGCTGCTGGTGTTTTATCTGTTATTGCTTCTCACCAAATTGATAGTGGAGATACTTCACAGAATAGTGTGATCTCTATTGTGTCTAATGACATTACTATTACTACAGGTGTACCTGATCAAGACAGTTTTACGCTTGCAGTGCAAACGTTTAATACCGAGTCATTAAATGAAGCCGGAGTGACTACAGATTTAACTGTATTTGCAGCTGATCATTTTAATAATTTTGTTCCTGATAACACGGCAGTTTATATTGCCAGTGAAGGTGGTGCAGTTGGCACTATTGATGGTCAACAATTTACACCTTTATTACTTTGTCGCACCACAGACGGTGTGTGTAACGCTCAGTGGCGCAGCCAAAACCCTGTCCCATACCATTACAGCATTTATAATAATTCTGTTGCTGATAAGTGTGACCGCTATTTTGGTCAAGCTGCTCCTTGTTCTTTAGGTATTAGAGAGTCAGAACTGGACGCAAATGGCAATTTAATTAATTATTTAGATAGCAATGGCGATCCAATAACATTAACTGATGCGCCTAATAACGCGCCAATTGATTATCCACTTGGTGGGCGTGTTAGTTTGCTTGCTTATTCTGTGGGTGAAGAGTCGTTTAATGATGTATCTGCCAACGGTGAATTTAATCAGAACGAGTTTGACTCAACTTTACAAGATTTGCCTGAAGCCTTTATAGATTTTAACGAAAATGGTGTGTTTGATGGGAATTTACCAGCACCAACAAACCCTGTGGATTCTAATGGTGGTGAGGATGAATGGTACGTGGAACGCTCAGGGCCATTAAATAATGGTCAGTATGACAGTGGTGATGGAATTTATAACGGCTTGTTGTGTAGCGATGAAGCTTTAGCTGCAAATGCGTGTACACGTGAAACTGTTAATGTGCGTGCTCGCTCAGAGTTAGTTATGTCAGGTAGTACACCTTATATTAGAGCTGTGACGGCTTTAAATGACTGTAGTTTAAGTGATGGTATTCGCTTAGAAGCTTCTGATATGGCAGGTATGTGCGACATAAACCTTATTGATATTAGCAACTCAACACCTTACAGCGCGATTTCAGTAACCATTTTCTTTAGTGATATTCACAACAACCCAATGCCGGCAGGTACTACTGTTACTGTAACGGCCGATAATGGTGTATTAAGAGGGTTAACAGATTACACCGTGGTTAATACTGCACAAAAAACGCCAATCTCAGTTTCCGTTAACATTACTAAAGAGTCAGAGCCAAATGAGGTTGATTCTGGGTTCTTATACATTGAATTTGAAACGCCCGGTGGTGTGAAAACTCAATATACCGTAATGTCGATTTTAGACGAACCTAAGGTTTAG
- a CDS encoding TIGR00645 family protein, whose protein sequence is MSEPHTNNTNKKIQPVHKVEHALESFIFKGRWLLAPFFVGLLFAVVLLLIKFFKQLYLMGIATFTASNQELLVGILTLVDTALLAGLLLIIIFSGYENFVSKLNIENHEDRPAWMGKVGFSGLKMKLISAIVAISAVELLKVFISSASHSNDELLWKVLIHVTFVVSGVLFAFTDYLNSKTVNH, encoded by the coding sequence ATGTCAGAGCCACACACAAATAATACAAATAAAAAAATACAACCTGTTCATAAAGTAGAGCACGCGCTTGAGTCGTTTATATTTAAAGGACGCTGGTTACTCGCCCCGTTTTTTGTAGGCCTATTATTTGCAGTGGTTTTACTACTTATAAAGTTTTTTAAACAGCTATATTTGATGGGTATCGCGACGTTTACTGCCAGTAATCAGGAGTTATTAGTTGGTATATTAACGTTAGTTGATACTGCTTTGTTAGCAGGTTTGCTGTTGATTATTATATTTAGTGGCTACGAAAATTTTGTCTCTAAGCTTAATATTGAAAATCATGAAGACCGCCCTGCATGGATGGGAAAAGTGGGCTTTTCGGGTTTGAAAATGAAATTGATCAGTGCAATAGTAGCCATTTCAGCCGTTGAGCTACTTAAGGTGTTTATAAGTTCTGCGTCTCATTCTAATGATGAATTACTCTGGAAAGTGCTGATACACGTTACCTTTGTGGTATCAGGTGTACTATTTGCTTTTACCGATTATTTAAATAGTAAAACAGTTAACCACTAA